The sequence GCGGAACGCATGCCGGAAGGGCTGGACCGGGTGTTCTTCGTCTCCGGCGGTTCGGAAGCGGTGGAGAGCGCGCTGAAGCTCGCCCGGCAATATGCGGTGGCGCGCGGGCAGGCCGAGCGCTGGAAGGTGATTTCGCGTTTTCCCTCCTATCACGGCTCGACGTTGGGGGCGCTGGCGGTCACCGGCATGTCACTCATGAGTGCGCCCTTTGCGCCGATGCTGCGGGAAATGCCGAAAATCCCCGCCCCCACCTGCTATCTCGACCGCGACGGACTCACATTGGAAGAGCGCGGCCTGCGTTACGCCCACATGCTGCGCGAGGAAATCCTGCGGCAGGGACCGGAGACCTGCCTCGCCTTCATCATGGAGCCGGTCGGGGGCGCCTCCACCGGCGCGCTGGTGGCGCCCGATGGCTATTACGCCGCCATTCGTGCCATCTGCGATGAGTTCGGCCTGCTGCTGATCTGCGACGAGGTGATGAGCGGGGCGGGACGCACCGGGCGCTATCTCGCCAGCGAGCATTGGAGCCTGCGGCCGGACATCGTGGCGCTCTCGAAAGGCTTCGGCGCCGGCTACGCCCCGCTCGGGGCCATGGTGGCGGACAACATCGTCGCCGAGACGGTGATCGACCATGGCGGTTTCGTCCATGGCCACACCTATGCCGGCAATCCGCTCGCCTGCGCCGCCGGCCTCGCCGTGGTCGACGAAATCGACCGGCTCGACCTGATCGCCGCCGCCGCGCGACAGGGCGCGGTGCTGAAGGCGCGGCTGCAAGGGCTGATGGCGCGCTTCCCCTTCATTGGCGACGTGCGCGGCAAGGGACTGCTGTTGGCGTTCGAACTGGTGGCGGACCGCGCGACCATGGCCCCCCTGCCGGTGGAGCTGAACGCGCATCTGCGCCTTGTCGATATCGCTTACGAGGCCGGGCTGATCATCTATTCCCGCCGCACCCGCGGCGGGCGCATCGGCGACCATTTCATGGTGTGTCCGCCGCTGATCGTCACCGATGAGCAGATCGACGAGATCATGGAGAAGCTCGGCGGCGCGCTGGAAGTCTTCGCGGCCGAGGCCCGGCTGCCGGTGGGAGGCGCGTGATGAGCTCACCCGTCATTCTCACCTGCGCCGTCACCGGCTCGATCCATACGCCGTCGATGAGCCCCTATCTGCCGATCACGCCCGAACAGATCGCCGAGCAGGCGATCGAGGCGGCGGAAGCGGGGGCGGCGATCCTGCATCTGCACGCCCGCGATCCCGCGACCGGCTCGCCCTCGGCCGATCCCGCGCTGTTCCAGGACATCGTGGCGCGCATCCGCACCCGCTGCGACGCCGTGCTGAATCTCTCCACCGGCGGCTCCTCGCGCATGACGCTGGACGACCGGCTCGCAGCGGCACGCCTCATCGAGCCGGAAATGTGCTCGCTCAACATGGGCTCGATGAATTTCGGCCTGTTCCCTCTCGCCGATCGCTATGACTGGAAGCACGAGTGGGAGCGTGGCTTTCTGGAAGCCACCCGCTCGGTCATCTTCCGCAACAGTTTCGAGGATATCGAGACCATTCTCACCGATCTCGGCGCGGGGCGCGGGGCGCGGTTCGAGCTGGAATGCTACGATGTCGGCCATCTCCAGACCGTCGCCTTCTACATCAAGCAGGGGCTGCTGAAGCCGCCGGTGTTCCTGCAATTCGTGCTCGGGGTGCTGGGCGGCATCGATGCGGCGCCCGAGCAGCTGATGCACATGAAGGCCAGCGCCGACCGGCTGCTCGGCAGCGACTATCAGTTCTCCGTGCTCGCCGCCGGCCGCCAGCAAGTGCCGCTCGGCACCATGGGCGTCATTCTCGGCGGCAATGTGCGGGTAGGGCTGGAGGACAACCTCGCCATCGCACGTGGCGAGCTCGCCACCTCAAACGCCGCGCAGGTGCGCAAGATGCGGCGGATCATCGAGGAACTCGGCCATCGCCTCGCCACCCCGGACGAGGTGCGCGCCCGGCTTGGCCTCAAGGGTGCCCCTTCCATCGCAACCGGGAGCCCCGCCCCATGAAAGTGATCTTCGATGCCGCGCAGAAGAAGCACTATCCCGGCTTCTTTCTGACCAGCGGGGCGCGCGCCCCGAACCCGGAAGTGCCCGCCCGCGCCGACATTCTGTTCGCCGCTGCCCGCGCCGCCGGCCTCACGCCGGAGGAGCCGCCCGATCTCGGCCTTGCGCCGGCCGCCGCCATCCACACGCCGGAATATCTCGCCTTCCTCAAAGGCATCTTCGCGCGCTGGCAGCGCATCGAAGGGGCGTCGGAGGAGGTGATCCCGAACATCCATCCCAATGGACGCGGGGGCTCCTACCCGCTCTCCGCCGTCGGCCAGGCCGGCTACCACATGGCCGACACCTCCTGCCCCATCGGGGCGGAAACCTATCAAGCCGCCCTGCGTAGCGCCCACGCCGCCGCCCATGCGGCGCAGCTTGTGCAGAAGGGTGCCGCGGCGGCCTATGCGCTCTGCCGCCCGCCCGGCCATCACGCCTTCGCGGATATGGCCGGCGGCTTCTGCTACCTCAACAATTCCGCCATCGCCGCGCAGAGGCTTCGCGCAAGCACCGCCCGCGTCGCCATACTCGACATCGACGTGCACCACGGCAATGGCACGCAGGGTGTGTTCTACGACCGGGCCGACGTGCTCACCGTCTCCCTCCACGCCGACCCGGCCCGCTTCTACCCCTTCTTCTGGGGCCATGCGGCGGAGCGCGGCGACGGCGCGGGCCTCGGCTACAATCTGAACCTTCCGCTACCGCGCAAGACCGGCGACGAGGGCTTCCTCACCGCGCTGGATCACGCCTTGTCGCGCATCGCCGCCTTCTGTCCGGGGGCGCTCGTCATCGCCCTCGGGCTCGACGCCTATGAGGGCGATCCCTTCGCCGGCCTCAGCGTTTCCACCCCCGGCTTCGGCCGCATCGGGGCCAAGATCGGCGAACTCGGCCTGCCCACCGTGGTGGTGCAGGAAGGCGGCTATGTCTGCGATGCCCTGGGCGACAATCTCGTCGCCTTCCTCGACGGTTTCCGTTCCAGCCATCGCGTGGTGACGGAGGCCGGCCGGTGACGTCGGCAGGCACGCGCCCGGCGCCGACGATCCG comes from Ancylobacter polymorphus and encodes:
- a CDS encoding 3-keto-5-aminohexanoate cleavage protein; the protein is MSSPVILTCAVTGSIHTPSMSPYLPITPEQIAEQAIEAAEAGAAILHLHARDPATGSPSADPALFQDIVARIRTRCDAVLNLSTGGSSRMTLDDRLAAARLIEPEMCSLNMGSMNFGLFPLADRYDWKHEWERGFLEATRSVIFRNSFEDIETILTDLGAGRGARFELECYDVGHLQTVAFYIKQGLLKPPVFLQFVLGVLGGIDAAPEQLMHMKASADRLLGSDYQFSVLAAGRQQVPLGTMGVILGGNVRVGLEDNLAIARGELATSNAAQVRKMRRIIEELGHRLATPDEVRARLGLKGAPSIATGSPAP
- a CDS encoding histone deacetylase family protein, with the translated sequence MKVIFDAAQKKHYPGFFLTSGARAPNPEVPARADILFAAARAAGLTPEEPPDLGLAPAAAIHTPEYLAFLKGIFARWQRIEGASEEVIPNIHPNGRGGSYPLSAVGQAGYHMADTSCPIGAETYQAALRSAHAAAHAAQLVQKGAAAAYALCRPPGHHAFADMAGGFCYLNNSAIAAQRLRASTARVAILDIDVHHGNGTQGVFYDRADVLTVSLHADPARFYPFFWGHAAERGDGAGLGYNLNLPLPRKTGDEGFLTALDHALSRIAAFCPGALVIALGLDAYEGDPFAGLSVSTPGFGRIGAKIGELGLPTVVVQEGGYVCDALGDNLVAFLDGFRSSHRVVTEAGR
- a CDS encoding aspartate aminotransferase family protein, translated to MTADRPASHLFYQSRLRRPLLAHGEGVYLWDSAGKRYLDGSSGAMVSNIGHSNPAVLDAMRRQMELSTFGYRLHFENEPAERLATRIAERMPEGLDRVFFVSGGSEAVESALKLARQYAVARGQAERWKVISRFPSYHGSTLGALAVTGMSLMSAPFAPMLREMPKIPAPTCYLDRDGLTLEERGLRYAHMLREEILRQGPETCLAFIMEPVGGASTGALVAPDGYYAAIRAICDEFGLLLICDEVMSGAGRTGRYLASEHWSLRPDIVALSKGFGAGYAPLGAMVADNIVAETVIDHGGFVHGHTYAGNPLACAAGLAVVDEIDRLDLIAAAARQGAVLKARLQGLMARFPFIGDVRGKGLLLAFELVADRATMAPLPVELNAHLRLVDIAYEAGLIIYSRRTRGGRIGDHFMVCPPLIVTDEQIDEIMEKLGGALEVFAAEARLPVGGA